A single genomic interval of Acidobacteriota bacterium harbors:
- the yajC gene encoding preprotein translocase subunit YajC — translation MAPAQGEQGNLFISLIPIILIFVVFYFLLIAPARKKQKKLQEMIKNLKNGDRVVTSGGIYGTVVGISDQIIQLRIADKIKIDVAKNAIVGLVSHEEATES, via the coding sequence ATGGCTCCAGCACAAGGAGAACAAGGCAACCTCTTCATATCGCTCATCCCGATCATCCTCATATTCGTCGTCTTCTATTTTCTGCTGATCGCGCCGGCAAGGAAGAAGCAGAAGAAGCTTCAGGAAATGATCAAAAACCTGAAGAATGGCGACAGGGTGGTCACAAGCGGGGGGATCTACGGTACGGTCGTCGGCATTTCGGACCAGATCATTCAGCTTCGCATCGCCGATAAGATCAAGATCGATGTTGCCAAGAACGCCATCGTGGGCCTGGTAAGCCACGAAGAAGCCACTGAAAGTTAG
- the rpmB gene encoding 50S ribosomal protein L28, whose product MSRVCEICGKKPQFGHSISHAHNVTRKIWHPNLKSVRIIENGTVRRAKICTRCLRSGRVVKAIS is encoded by the coding sequence GTGTCAAGAGTCTGCGAGATATGCGGGAAAAAGCCCCAGTTCGGTCATAGTATCAGCCACGCCCACAATGTGACTCGGAAGATCTGGCATCCCAATCTGAAGAGCGTCAGGATCATCGAGAACGGAACGGTCAGGAGAGCAAAGATCTGCACGAGATGCCTGAGATCCGGGAGAGTGGTCAAGGCTATATCCTAG
- the secF gene encoding protein translocase subunit SecF, which yields MMQFFKDTKIDFMGRKYIWISISVVMIVIGVVSLFLKGVNMGIEFSGGTEVRIRFIQERSVQEIRDKLGREGLGKAQIQQIKDQENEIMIRMPLIAEKGESAETILNSLRDESQMQKVKDGLIDLNIADASMIKAVLSAFPGIGEDRASDLAEAILKYRDDHAGIIKDSAEMQNLPEMTPEIALFLKERSFFGDFSVRRIEFIGPVVAPELRNKALLAIAGSLVGMLIYIWIRFQFQWGLAAIIALFHDVLITLGLFSIFGKEFNLPVVASFLTLVGYSVNDTIVVFDRIRENMRLKVGMDFEALINLSINQTLSRTVITSMLTWVVVIALFFLGGEVINPFAFVLFVGIVVGTYSSIYIASPILIVWKEIFLGKK from the coding sequence ATGATGCAATTTTTCAAGGATACTAAGATCGACTTCATGGGCAGGAAATACATCTGGATCTCCATCTCCGTTGTCATGATCGTGATCGGAGTCGTTTCTCTTTTTCTTAAGGGAGTTAACATGGGGATCGAATTCAGTGGAGGAACGGAAGTCAGGATCAGATTCATCCAGGAAAGATCCGTTCAGGAGATAAGGGATAAGCTCGGCAGAGAAGGATTGGGGAAAGCCCAGATCCAGCAGATTAAAGACCAGGAAAACGAGATAATGATTCGAATGCCTCTCATTGCGGAGAAGGGAGAATCGGCGGAGACGATCCTGAACTCCCTGAGAGACGAGTCTCAGATGCAGAAAGTCAAGGATGGGCTCATAGACTTGAACATAGCCGATGCCAGCATGATCAAGGCTGTACTCTCCGCTTTTCCAGGAATAGGAGAGGATCGGGCATCGGATCTGGCAGAAGCGATCCTGAAGTACAGGGACGATCATGCCGGGATCATAAAGGATTCCGCCGAGATGCAGAATCTTCCCGAAATGACTCCGGAAATTGCCCTGTTCCTGAAGGAGAGATCCTTCTTTGGAGATTTCTCAGTGAGGCGCATAGAATTCATCGGTCCTGTCGTGGCTCCTGAGCTTAGAAACAAAGCGCTTCTAGCCATTGCGGGATCCCTGGTTGGCATGCTCATCTATATATGGATCAGGTTTCAGTTCCAGTGGGGTCTCGCAGCTATCATCGCCCTCTTCCATGACGTCCTCATCACGCTGGGCCTGTTCTCCATCTTCGGGAAAGAGTTCAATCTTCCGGTCGTTGCATCCTTCCTGACTCTGGTGGGATATTCCGTCAACGACACGATCGTCGTCTTCGACCGCATCCGCGAGAACATGCGGCTCAAGGTTGGGATGGATTTCGAAGCGCTCATCAATCTGAGCATCAATCAGACGCTGAGCCGGACAGTCATCACATCAATGCTTACCTGGGTGGTTGTCATTGCCCTCTTCTTTCTTGGCGGCGAGGTCATCAATCCCTTTGCCTTCGTTCTCTTCGTGGGCATCGTCGTGGGAACCTATTCTTCCATATATATCGCCAGCCCGATCCTCATCGTCTGGAAAGAGATCTTTCTGGGAAAGAAATAA
- a CDS encoding RidA family protein, with protein sequence MKKIIHSSKGPRAIGPYSPAVKVGNMIFISGQIPLDPTTGQMASGTIEEQTELVIRNLTALLEDSAATLLDVVRTTVFLTDLNDFEGMNAVYSKFFGVNPPARSTVGVASLPKGSKVEIDAIAIIAG encoded by the coding sequence ATGAAGAAAATAATCCATTCGTCAAAGGGGCCGAGGGCCATTGGCCCTTACTCTCCGGCAGTTAAAGTGGGGAACATGATATTCATATCCGGGCAGATCCCTCTTGACCCGACCACCGGTCAGATGGCGAGCGGCACAATCGAAGAGCAAACGGAGCTTGTAATAAGAAATCTAACTGCCCTTCTCGAGGACTCGGCTGCCACTTTGCTCGACGTCGTCCGAACAACGGTTTTTCTTACCGATTTGAACGACTTTGAAGGAATGAATGCAGTCTATTCAAAGTTCTTTGGAGTGAATCCTCCGGCGCGATCGACGGTGGGTGTAGCCTCCCTTCCGAAGGGATCGAAAGTAGAAATCGATGCCATTGCCATAATCGCCGGCTAG
- the secD gene encoding protein translocase subunit SecD, which produces MQKKYLWKNLIIIAVVALSIYLIFPPKKKISLGLDLKGGMHLVMRVKTADAIRAEVNLVAQRLEQHFKDAGIIYKTIGREDERTVKIEGIEATQYDQVDKLLENQYSGWDFSNRGGGVWTLTMPQATANYIEDLACRQSLETIRNRVDQFGVTDPTIQREGVAGGDRILIQLPGVENPERVISLIQSQALLEWKAVTYPPGMTEFNPPDSKEILLQWFGGSIPGDTEIYTQDVITSDGRRVTLYWPLKKVSTIAGSDLKTARRGQNRWGEPAVDFFLTTDAGKRFEQATREYLHKRMAILLDRKIVSAPVIQAVISDSGIIEGGFSIHEAEDLALKLRSGALPAGMEILEQRTVGPSLGVDSIKRGIRAGLIGFAAIIIFITFYYRLSGINAIAALLLNVLILLGAMAYFKATLTLPGIAGLILTIGMAVDANVLIFERIREELRVGKTVKSAVDAGFSRALITIIDTNVTTLIAALFLFQYGTGPVRGFAVTLSIGIVISMFTAVFVSKTIFDHVLSGMQIKKLSI; this is translated from the coding sequence ATGCAGAAAAAGTATCTATGGAAGAACCTGATCATAATCGCCGTCGTGGCTCTGTCCATATATCTCATTTTTCCTCCAAAGAAGAAGATCAGCCTAGGCCTCGATCTGAAAGGTGGGATGCATCTTGTGATGAGGGTCAAGACGGCAGATGCCATCCGGGCAGAGGTCAATCTCGTCGCGCAGAGGTTGGAGCAGCATTTCAAGGATGCCGGAATAATCTATAAAACTATAGGAAGAGAAGATGAGCGAACGGTAAAGATAGAAGGGATTGAGGCGACCCAGTACGATCAGGTGGATAAGCTCCTTGAAAACCAGTACTCTGGCTGGGATTTCAGCAACAGAGGGGGCGGCGTGTGGACTCTGACGATGCCTCAAGCTACTGCAAACTATATAGAGGACCTCGCTTGCCGGCAATCACTTGAGACTATAAGAAACAGAGTGGACCAGTTCGGGGTGACGGATCCAACCATCCAGAGGGAGGGAGTAGCCGGAGGAGACAGGATTCTAATCCAGCTACCTGGAGTGGAAAATCCTGAGAGGGTCATTAGCCTGATCCAATCCCAGGCGCTTCTCGAATGGAAGGCGGTCACTTACCCGCCAGGAATGACCGAATTCAATCCTCCGGATAGCAAGGAGATCCTCCTCCAGTGGTTCGGCGGAAGTATCCCTGGCGATACGGAAATCTACACCCAGGACGTCATTACCAGTGATGGACGGAGGGTAACGCTCTACTGGCCGCTCAAGAAAGTATCGACCATTGCGGGGAGCGACCTGAAGACTGCGCGAAGGGGGCAGAATCGCTGGGGGGAACCTGCCGTCGACTTCTTCCTGACGACCGATGCTGGCAAACGATTCGAGCAGGCGACAAGGGAATATCTGCATAAGAGAATGGCCATCCTGCTCGACAGGAAGATCGTATCGGCTCCGGTCATCCAGGCGGTCATCTCCGATTCTGGAATCATCGAAGGAGGATTCAGTATTCATGAGGCTGAAGACCTTGCCCTGAAGCTCAGGTCGGGCGCCCTTCCGGCAGGGATGGAAATTCTGGAACAGAGGACTGTCGGTCCCTCACTTGGAGTTGATTCCATAAAGCGAGGGATCAGGGCAGGTCTAATAGGATTCGCAGCAATCATCATCTTCATAACCTTCTACTACCGACTATCCGGTATTAACGCTATCGCAGCTCTCCTCCTGAACGTCCTCATCCTCCTCGGAGCCATGGCTTACTTCAAGGCGACGCTCACGCTGCCCGGGATCGCTGGCTTGATCCTGACTATAGGTATGGCAGTAGATGCGAATGTCCTGATCTTCGAGAGGATCAGGGAAGAGTTGCGCGTCGGGAAGACTGTAAAATCTGCTGTGGATGCCGGGTTCTCGCGAGCACTGATCACCATCATTGACACAAATGTAACAACCCTGATTGCGGCACTTTTCCTCTTCCAGTACGGAACCGGACCAGTGAGAGGCTTCGCGGTGACCCTTAGCATAGGAATCGTCATCAGCATGTTCACAGCCGTCTTCGTATCGAAGACAATCTTCGACCATGTTCTGAGCGGCATGCAGATCAAAAAGTTGAGCATATAG
- the pgeF gene encoding peptidoglycan editing factor PgeF, giving the protein MDENCRIDRKNDSHFLYFPLLERMPHVRHVLFLNHSRLYPGKDRALRNCLSEEDLSGGELLKALDLPASALVSLQQVHGKRCIAVSERNASLVQSSEGDCLITSEKGIAIAVHTADCFPVMIVDAEAKAVACIHAGWRGIASGIIEVALERMMEVYSCRMNEMVVTIGPGIEKCCYTVREDLLDAFQKQGVALERFITGDGDRSFRLSLREIIQDKLQRSGVKHHEIHHTGLCTCCSPLNLPSYRRDGMAAGCILSAIMLL; this is encoded by the coding sequence ATGGACGAGAACTGCAGGATCGACAGGAAAAACGATTCTCATTTTCTCTATTTCCCTCTGCTGGAGCGTATGCCCCATGTTCGACATGTTCTCTTCCTGAATCACTCCAGGCTGTATCCGGGAAAAGATAGGGCTTTGCGCAACTGCCTCTCAGAAGAGGATCTCTCTGGAGGGGAGCTCTTGAAAGCCCTGGATCTGCCGGCATCGGCCCTGGTCTCCCTGCAACAGGTTCACGGGAAACGCTGCATTGCGGTATCAGAAAGAAATGCCTCGCTGGTTCAGAGTTCAGAAGGGGACTGCCTGATTACTTCGGAGAAGGGAATTGCCATAGCCGTGCATACGGCTGATTGCTTTCCCGTGATGATCGTCGATGCTGAAGCGAAAGCTGTCGCCTGCATCCATGCAGGCTGGCGAGGAATCGCAAGCGGCATAATCGAGGTGGCACTCGAACGAATGATGGAGGTTTACTCCTGCCGGATGAATGAAATGGTTGTCACCATCGGACCGGGGATCGAGAAGTGCTGCTATACAGTAAGGGAGGACCTCCTCGATGCATTCCAAAAGCAGGGAGTTGCTTTGGAGCGCTTCATAACAGGCGACGGTGATAGATCGTTCCGCCTCTCTCTTCGGGAGATCATTCAGGATAAGCTCCAGCGATCGGGAGTAAAACACCATGAGATCCATCACACAGGATTGTGCACCTGCTGCTCTCCCCTGAATCTTCCATCTTACAGAAGAGATGGAATGGCAGCAGGATGCATCCTCTCGGCTATCATGCTCCTTTGA
- a CDS encoding PilN domain-containing protein, whose translation MIKINLLAERRPAKERAPIITIERGEGWWRGLILIGIIVLSFIVVAGWYYSLDRQTRRLKAENERADKELKRLEEVRKKGDLYQKRRDLLERKVNIILQLKKNQTVPVLILDQISRNLPDFLWLDSLSEKSNVITLNGKATTYTAVSNFYNNLNQSAYFNNVSLGQTKEIPEGVSFQLSCTFVPEGKQPQEATKEM comes from the coding sequence ATGATAAAGATAAATCTGCTGGCGGAGAGAAGGCCAGCAAAGGAAAGGGCTCCAATCATAACCATTGAGCGGGGAGAAGGGTGGTGGAGAGGACTCATCCTGATCGGCATCATCGTTTTATCTTTCATCGTAGTGGCTGGATGGTATTACTCTCTTGACAGGCAGACACGGAGGCTCAAAGCCGAGAACGAGAGGGCTGACAAGGAGCTAAAGAGGCTGGAAGAAGTCCGGAAAAAAGGGGATCTTTATCAGAAGAGGCGCGACCTGCTCGAGAGAAAGGTCAACATCATACTGCAACTCAAAAAGAATCAGACCGTTCCGGTCCTTATTCTCGACCAGATAAGCAGGAACCTTCCCGATTTCCTATGGCTGGATTCACTCTCCGAGAAGAGCAATGTAATCACTCTCAATGGCAAGGCAACGACTTACACGGCCGTTTCCAACTTTTACAACAACCTGAACCAGTCTGCTTATTTCAACAACGTCAGCCTCGGGCAGACGAAGGAGATTCCTGAGGGTGTATCTTTCCAGCTGAGCTGCACGTTCGTACCTGAAGGGAAACAACCTCAGGAAGCAACCAAGGAGATGTAG
- a CDS encoding bifunctional (p)ppGpp synthetase/guanosine-3',5'-bis(diphosphate) 3'-pyrophosphohydrolase — protein MIRFEDIVEKVEGYDPEADISFLRKAYIFSAKEHRGQVRLSGEPYLTHPLEVAYILADLKLDISCVASGLLHDILEDTNMTLKALHDAFGKDIAHIVNGVTKIGEIEKYRTKEEMEAENLRKMILAMVDDLRVILVKLADRLHNMRTLQYLAPERRERISRETFEIYAPIAHRLGIGKIKDELEELALKHQDTAAYEELIRNIENSKRISSLFIEEISRTLRQTFSEQNIPVEIHGRIKSPYSIHRKMKDQQITFDQIYDLVAFRIITRTVRDCYAILGIMHSIWKPVPGRFKDFIAMPKPNMYQSLHTSVITQNGETFEVQIRTEDMHRIAEEGVAAHWRYKEKAKLRERDLTNVQWLRQLMEWQQEVKDPREFLKVVKVDLYPDEVYAFTPKGKILSFPKGATPIDFAYAIHTDVGHQCVGARINGKLVPLRTLLQSGDRVEIITSAGHRPSRDWLNIATTSRAKNKIRSYLIASERNKSITLGREICEKEFKKYRMDLKKLSGEDENLEKALEFLGFRSLDDFFVAVGLGKVTAHHLVSRLVPPEKLKEREGREFAISKVVKKVLGLGDKRVKVKGMGDVMVYLAKCCNPIMGEEIVGYITRGKGVSVHSVSCHNVEKLLYDSERRIAVEWERREETIYEVRLRIQMDDRQGILAKIVSAISDERTNIRDLGAKSLEEKRGEINLVLDIHDMEHLSRIMKRIEGVKGVHNVERI, from the coding sequence ATGATTCGATTCGAGGATATCGTCGAGAAAGTCGAAGGTTATGATCCAGAAGCCGATATCTCCTTCCTGAGGAAAGCTTACATCTTTTCGGCAAAAGAACACCGTGGTCAGGTGCGGCTCTCGGGCGAGCCGTATCTTACGCATCCGCTGGAAGTTGCATACATCCTTGCTGACCTGAAACTGGATATCTCCTGCGTCGCCTCCGGATTGCTCCACGACATCCTTGAGGATACGAATATGACACTCAAAGCGCTGCACGATGCTTTCGGGAAGGATATCGCTCACATCGTGAATGGAGTGACGAAAATCGGAGAAATTGAAAAATACCGGACGAAGGAGGAGATGGAAGCGGAGAATCTCAGAAAGATGATCCTTGCCATGGTCGACGATCTCCGGGTAATCCTGGTCAAGCTTGCCGATCGGCTCCACAACATGCGAACGCTTCAATATCTTGCTCCTGAGAGGAGGGAGAGAATCTCCAGGGAGACATTTGAGATCTACGCTCCCATCGCCCACAGGCTGGGGATTGGAAAGATTAAAGATGAGCTCGAGGAGCTGGCCCTGAAACATCAGGACACAGCGGCATACGAGGAATTGATCAGGAATATCGAGAACAGCAAGAGGATCAGCAGCCTTTTTATCGAAGAGATCAGCAGAACCCTGAGACAGACCTTTAGCGAGCAGAACATCCCGGTTGAGATCCATGGCAGGATCAAGAGCCCATACAGCATCCATAGAAAGATGAAGGATCAGCAGATCACGTTCGATCAAATCTATGATCTTGTAGCCTTTCGTATCATCACCAGGACGGTCAGAGACTGCTATGCCATCCTTGGGATCATGCACAGCATCTGGAAGCCTGTCCCGGGAAGATTCAAGGACTTCATTGCCATGCCCAAACCCAACATGTATCAATCCCTTCACACTTCGGTGATCACACAAAATGGGGAGACTTTCGAGGTACAGATCCGAACTGAAGATATGCACAGGATAGCGGAGGAAGGAGTTGCCGCTCACTGGAGGTACAAGGAAAAGGCAAAGCTCAGAGAGAGGGACCTGACCAACGTCCAGTGGTTGAGGCAGCTCATGGAATGGCAGCAGGAGGTCAAGGACCCCAGGGAGTTTCTGAAGGTCGTTAAGGTCGATCTCTATCCGGATGAGGTCTATGCTTTCACGCCCAAAGGGAAAATTCTTTCTTTTCCGAAAGGGGCGACGCCTATAGATTTTGCCTATGCCATTCATACAGATGTTGGCCATCAATGCGTAGGTGCGAGAATCAACGGAAAGCTCGTCCCGTTGAGGACCTTACTCCAGAGTGGAGATCGCGTCGAGATCATTACGTCTGCTGGGCATCGACCGAGCCGCGACTGGCTGAACATCGCCACGACGTCGCGAGCCAAGAACAAGATCAGAAGCTATCTCATCGCGAGCGAGAGGAACAAGAGTATCACCCTGGGACGGGAGATCTGCGAGAAGGAATTCAAAAAGTACAGGATGGACCTGAAAAAGCTATCCGGCGAAGATGAAAACCTGGAAAAAGCGCTCGAATTCTTGGGCTTCAGATCCCTTGACGATTTCTTTGTCGCCGTTGGGCTCGGGAAGGTTACAGCCCATCATCTCGTCTCGCGGCTCGTTCCCCCCGAGAAGCTGAAGGAGAGGGAAGGAAGAGAATTTGCCATCTCGAAGGTCGTCAAGAAGGTCCTGGGCTTGGGTGATAAGAGAGTTAAGGTGAAGGGGATGGGAGACGTCATGGTCTATCTGGCGAAATGCTGCAATCCCATCATGGGAGAAGAAATCGTAGGATACATCACGCGAGGGAAAGGGGTTTCCGTTCATTCCGTCTCCTGTCATAATGTGGAGAAACTGCTCTACGATTCAGAGAGAAGGATAGCGGTCGAATGGGAAAGGAGGGAGGAAACGATCTATGAGGTGAGACTCCGCATCCAGATGGATGACCGGCAGGGGATACTGGCTAAGATAGTTTCGGCCATCTCGGATGAGAGAACCAACATAAGGGATCTGGGAGCGAAAAGCCTAGAGGAAAAGAGGGGAGAGATCAACCTCGTCTTGGATATCCATGACATGGAGCATCTGAGCAGGATCATGAAGAGGATCGAGGGAGTGAAAGGTGTCCATAATGTCGAGCGAATCTAA
- a CDS encoding SIS domain-containing protein, protein MRKRYSSIIDNAIRDHVSLVEAFFKEGLSKLVTLGDAIASSLEAGGKVLLFGNGGSAADAQHIAAELVNRLEKNRKAIPAIALTTDSSIITSIANDISFRAIFARQIEALGKAGDIAIGISTSGKSRNVYLGLKTASRMGLATAALLGRDGGEIKSVASIPIIVRGKDTQRIQEVHAIIGHLICQIVETRLIQGKRY, encoded by the coding sequence ATGAGGAAGAGATATTCATCAATCATCGATAATGCAATCAGGGATCACGTTTCGCTCGTCGAAGCCTTTTTCAAAGAAGGTCTCAGTAAGCTTGTGACTCTCGGCGATGCGATCGCCTCATCGCTCGAGGCAGGCGGCAAAGTTCTTCTTTTCGGAAATGGCGGCAGCGCAGCCGATGCCCAGCATATCGCCGCAGAGCTCGTCAACAGGCTCGAGAAAAACAGAAAGGCTATTCCTGCGATCGCGCTCACAACGGACAGCTCGATCATCACGAGCATCGCGAACGATATTTCGTTTCGCGCAATATTCGCCAGGCAGATAGAAGCTCTCGGCAAAGCCGGGGATATCGCTATCGGGATCAGCACGAGCGGAAAATCTAGAAATGTTTACCTGGGACTCAAGACGGCTTCACGAATGGGGCTCGCAACGGCTGCTCTTCTGGGTCGTGATGGTGGGGAGATCAAGAGCGTCGCATCCATTCCGATTATCGTCAGGGGAAAAGATACCCAGAGGATCCAGGAGGTTCACGCCATCATCGGCCACCTTATCTGCCAGATCGTCGAAACCCGACTTATCCAAGGCAAACGCTATTAA
- the pilM gene encoding type IV pilus assembly protein PilM — translation MIFGKAKNLVGLDIGDNSIKIVEVKDLGRAKGYQLLGLALEPLSSEAIVDGSIMDSGLVIDAIHRAYEKSGIKNKNLATALSGHSVIIKRISLPVMSKEELAESIRWEAEQYIPFDIEDVNIDYQILEGVSLSGEGNMDVLLAAVKKERINDYVSVLSQAGLNPLVVDVDAFALQNAYEANYDVEPQDNIALIDMGASVTTIVIMKGANSVFWRDISIGGNQYTDAIQKELNLTAEQAEKLKCGEDLEKVSFESVFPIISSVTSDVISEIQKTVDFFKATTAIDEAISKIVVTGGASQIYNFRQAFTDRFGVSVEILNPFRKIIANTRDFPPELLNKMASSACVAVGLALRKAGEK, via the coding sequence ATGATATTCGGAAAAGCAAAGAACCTGGTCGGGCTGGACATAGGTGACAACTCTATAAAGATCGTGGAGGTCAAAGACTTGGGAAGGGCGAAAGGGTATCAGCTTCTCGGACTTGCCCTGGAACCCCTCTCTTCAGAGGCTATAGTTGACGGGTCCATCATGGACTCGGGGCTCGTCATTGATGCCATCCATCGAGCCTATGAGAAGAGCGGCATAAAGAACAAGAATTTGGCTACCGCTCTCTCCGGTCATTCCGTCATCATCAAGAGGATCTCCCTTCCCGTGATGAGCAAGGAAGAACTAGCGGAGTCAATCCGGTGGGAGGCCGAACAGTACATTCCTTTTGATATCGAGGATGTCAACATCGATTACCAGATCTTGGAAGGTGTCAGTCTGTCCGGCGAGGGGAACATGGATGTCCTCCTTGCCGCCGTCAAGAAGGAGAGGATCAACGATTACGTGAGCGTCCTCAGTCAGGCAGGTCTGAATCCCCTCGTCGTCGATGTGGATGCCTTTGCCCTTCAGAACGCCTATGAGGCCAATTACGATGTCGAACCCCAGGATAACATCGCTCTTATCGATATGGGCGCCAGCGTGACGACAATCGTCATAATGAAAGGAGCCAACTCTGTATTCTGGAGAGACATATCCATCGGTGGCAATCAGTATACCGATGCCATCCAGAAAGAGCTGAACCTGACGGCGGAACAGGCCGAAAAATTAAAATGCGGCGAGGACCTTGAAAAGGTCTCATTCGAGAGCGTCTTCCCCATAATCTCTTCCGTGACATCCGACGTTATCAGTGAAATTCAGAAGACGGTCGATTTCTTTAAAGCAACAACGGCCATCGATGAAGCCATCAGCAAGATCGTGGTGACAGGTGGCGCCTCGCAGATCTACAATTTCAGGCAGGCCTTCACGGACCGGTTCGGGGTCTCCGTGGAGATCCTCAACCCTTTCAGGAAGATAATAGCCAATACCAGGGATTTCCCTCCTGAACTGCTCAACAAGATGGCATCATCCGCTTGTGTTGCCGTAGGACTTGCATTAAGAAAGGCAGGAGAAAAATGA
- the pilO gene encoding type 4a pilus biogenesis protein PilO codes for MLKNLPYWGKLVLVLALSAAVILIAWRFYPNFSEMNKDINDMQAKLEKKQQEIKKGQAIEAKLPEFEREIANLEEKLGYLRQILPTEPETGDLLKDIKSLADRANLELKLFDPESFKQQEFYKEFPIKMEIIGGYHDLGIFFDQIGKYSRIVNITNVLINAVWGGSVKTIKSSFIATTFIYIEESEKEKKEIKK; via the coding sequence ATGTTAAAAAATCTTCCCTATTGGGGCAAACTCGTTCTGGTTCTCGCCCTTTCGGCCGCAGTCATCCTCATCGCCTGGCGTTTCTATCCGAACTTCTCCGAGATGAACAAAGATATCAATGATATGCAGGCAAAGCTCGAAAAGAAACAGCAGGAGATCAAGAAAGGGCAAGCCATCGAAGCCAAGCTGCCGGAATTCGAAAGGGAGATCGCCAACCTAGAAGAGAAGCTTGGATATCTGCGGCAGATCCTCCCGACGGAGCCAGAGACGGGAGACCTCCTGAAGGATATCAAGAGCCTGGCGGACAGGGCCAACCTGGAGCTAAAGCTCTTCGACCCGGAATCGTTCAAGCAGCAGGAATTCTATAAGGAATTTCCAATCAAGATGGAGATCATCGGCGGTTACCATGACCTGGGGATCTTCTTCGATCAGATCGGAAAATACTCGAGAATCGTCAACATCACGAATGTGCTTATCAATGCAGTCTGGGGCGGAAGCGTCAAGACCATCAAGTCATCATTCATAGCTACGACTTTCATCTATATAGAAGAAAGTGAAAAAGAGAAAAAGGAAATAAAAAAATGA